A single region of the Brassica rapa cultivar Chiifu-401-42 chromosome A03, CAAS_Brap_v3.01, whole genome shotgun sequence genome encodes:
- the LOC103859793 gene encoding la-related protein 6C, with protein sequence MAQMQREPVESVTKETTEKKILDGGGGGGGGGSSASKASSFKFNAQAPEFVPRSHATALTPQVSPISGYFYPCFHYNELSIGGCSGGGGVTGGSQSSDWIFVGGGDPVHHQNIHDPTAAFYVSNPVVQFPANQNLSSSSKSLLSDDLRLKIVKQVEYQFTDMSLLANESISKHINKDPEGYVPISYIASTKKIKALTSHHHLVALALRSSSKLVVSEDNKKVRRKIPFTDRDREELQGRTVVVENLPDDHSYQNLEKIFGVVGNVKAIRICHPPESNTSRPKGDFLMSNKIHALIEYDHTVVADKAVEKLNDERNWRKGLRVRLLLRCSPKSVLKHRRNFDGILIDDESPYESGEDSPRLHLTEQQLDNDGDDNNIGGLWGKGRGKGRGRSPRSYALGGGGHSFGIGLGLGLSIGSMSRSLGLHESSSPKTATKGPRMPDGTRGFTMGRGKTFYLTLT encoded by the exons ATGGCGCAGATGCAACGAGAACCTGTAGAGTCCGTTACCAAGGAGACGACggagaagaagatattagacggcggaggaggaggaggtggcggAGGATCTTCTGCCTCTAAGGCGTCATCGTTCAAATTCAACGCTCAGGCACCGGAATTCGTACCGCGATCACACGCCACCGCACTAACACCGCAGGTTTCTCCGATCTCCGGCTACTTCTATCCTTGCTTCCACTACAACGAACTCTCCATAGGAGGATGCAGCGGCGGCGGAGGAGTTACCGGCGGTTCTCAGTCGTCGGACTGGATCTTCGTCGGAGGAGGAGATCCAGTTCATCATCAAAATATTCATGATCCCACGGCTGCGTTTTACGTTTCTAATCCGGTGGTTCAGTTTCCGGCAAATCAGAACTTGTCTTCTTCGTCAAAGAGTTTGCTCTCCGACGATCTCCGCCTTAAGATCGTCAAACAG GTTGAGTACCAGTTCACGGACATGAGTCTCCTAGCCAATGAGTCCATCTCAAAGCACATAAACAAAGATCCTGAAGGTTATG TGCCAATATCTTATATCGCTTCGACCAAGAAGATCAAGGCTTTGACAAGTCATCACCACTTAGTTGCATTGGCTCTACGCTCCTCTTCTAAGCTC GTTGTGAGTGAAGACAACAAGAAAGTCAGGCGTAAAATTCCATTTACTGACAGAGACAGAGAAGAATTACAG GGCCGGACTGTTGTTGTAGAAAATTTGCCAGATGATCACTCTTACCAGAACCTAGAGAAGATCTTTGGAGTTGTTGGAAA CGTTAAGGCCATTCGAATCTGTCATCCTCCAGAATCCAACACCTCACGTCCAAAAGGAGATTTCTTGATGAGCAACAAA ATTCACGCACTTATCGAGTATGACCACACTGTTGTTGCGGATAAAGCT GTGGAGAAGCTGAACGATGAAAGAAACTGGAGGAAAGGACTTCGTGTTAGGCTGCTTCTTAGATGCTCG CCTAAATCAGTTCTCAAACACAGACGAAACTTTGATGGCATCCTCATAGATGATGAAAGTCCTTATGAATCAGGAGAAGACTCTCCACGTCTCCACTTAACCGAGCAACAGCTTGATAATGAC GGTGATGACAACAATATTGGTGGACTATGGGGAAAAGGGAGAGGAAAAGGACGAGGACGATCTCCAAGAAGCTATGCACTAGGAGGAGGAGGACATAGCTTCGGGATCGGGCTCGGGCTTGGACTCAGCATCGGCTCGATGTCACGGAGCCTTGGCCTGCATGAATCTTCATCTCCCAAAACTGCTACAAAGGGACCAAGAATGCCTGATGGAACCAGAGGGTTCACTATGGGACGTGGCAAAACCTTCTATCTCACTCTCACCTAA